DNA from Oncorhynchus kisutch isolate 150728-3 unplaced genomic scaffold, Okis_V2 scaffold1012, whole genome shotgun sequence:
catggtcctagggctcaggtcagttgaaactggagcagcagcacggtcaggtggactggggacagcaaggcgtcatcatgtcaggtagtcctggggcatggtcctaggcctcaggtcctccgagagagagagagaattagagaacgcacacttagattcacacaggacaccgaataggacaggagaggtactccagatataacaaactgaccctagccccccgacacaaaccactgcagcataaatactggaggctgagacaggaggggtcaggagacactgtggccccatccgaggacacccccggacagggccaaacaggaaggatataaccccacccactttgccaaagcacagcccccacaccactagagggatatcttcaaccaccaactttccatcctgagacaaggctgagtatagcccacaaagatctccgccatggcacaacccaaggggggggcgccaacccagacaggatgaccacatcagtgaatcaacccactcaggtgacgcaccccttccagggacggcatgagagagccccagtaagccagtgactcagcccctgtaatagggttagaggcagagaatcccagtggaaagaggggaaccggccaggcagagacagcaagggcggttcgttgctccagagcctttccgttcaccttcccactcctgggccagactacattcaatcatacgacccactgaagagatgagtcttcagtaaagacttaaaggttgagaccgagtttgcgtctctgacatgggtaggcagaccgttccataaaaatggagctctataggaaaaagccctgcctccagctgtttgcttagaaattctagggacaattaggaggcctgtgtcttgtgaccgtagcgtacgtgtaggtatgtacggcaggaccaaatcagagagataggtaggagcaagcccatgtaatgctttgtaggttagcagtaaaaccttgaaatcagcccttgctttgacaggaagccagtgtagagaggctagcactggagtaatatgatcaaattttttggttctagtcaggattctagcagccgtatttagcaccaactgaagtttatttagtgctttatccgggtagccggaaagtagagcattgcagtagtctaacctagaagagACAAAAGCagggattaatttttctgcatcatttttggacaaagtttctgatttttgcaatgttacgtagatgggaaaaaagctgtccttgaaattgtcttgatatgttcttcaaaagagagatcggggtccagagtaacgccgaggtccttcacagttttatttgagacgactgtacaaccattaagattaattgtcagattcaacagaagatctctttgtttcttgggacctagaacaagcatctctgttttgtccgagtttaaaagtagaaagtttgcagccatccacttccttatgtctgaaacacatgcttctagcaagggtaattttggggcttcaccatgtttcattgaaatgtacagctgtgtgtcatccgcatagcagtgaaagttaacattaatgaatgaataacatccccaagaggtaaaatatatagtgaaaacaatagtggtcccaaaacggaaccttgaggaacaccgaaatttacagttgatttgtcagaggacaaaccattcacagagacaaaccgatatctttccgacagataagatctaaaccaggccagaacttgtccgtgtagaccaatttcggtttccaatctctccaaaagaatgtggtgatcgatggtatcaaaagcagcactaaggtctaggagcacgaggacagatgcagagcctcggtccgatgccattaaaatgccattcaattgttgtgaagaaggcttcagggcacccaagaaagtccagcaagtgccaggaccatctcctaaagttgattcagctgcgggaccggggcaccaccagtacagagctcaggaatggcagcaggcaggtgtgagtgcatctgcacgcacagtgaagcGAAGACTTTTGGTGTCAAGAAGGACAGCAAAGAAACcaattctctccaggaaaaacatcagggacagactgatattctgcaaaagttacAGGGATTGacctgctgaggactggggtaaagtcattttctctgatgaatcccctttccgattgtttggggcatctggaaaaaagcttgtccggagaagacaaggtgagcgcaaccatcagtcctgtgtcatgccaacagtaaaggatcctgagaccattcatgtgtggggttgcttctcagccaagggtgtGGACACACTCACAatgttgcctaagaacacagccatgaataaagaatggtaccaacacatcctcgaagagcaacttctcccaaccatccaggaacagttcggtgacgaacaatgccttttccagcatgatggagcaccttgccataaggcaagggtaacaaaacatcagtattttgggtccatggccaggaaactccccagaccttaatcctattgagaacttgtggtcaatcatcaagaggcgggtggacaaacaaaaacccacaaattctgacaaactccaagcattgattatgcaagaatgggctgccatcagtcaggatgtggcccagaaggtaattgacagcatgccagggcggattgcagaggtcttgaaaaagaagggtcaacactgcaaatattgacactACATCAACTtaatgtcattgtaaataaaaacctttggcacttatgaaatgcttgtaagtatacttcagcattccatagtaacatctgacaaaaatatctaaagacactgaagcagcaaactttgtggaaattaatatttttcattctcaaaacttttggccacgactgtaggtcGCATTCTGTATCATACAACTATTaaagttatatatttagaacTACCTGCTCGATTGGAATCCAGTGACGTCTGTGTCTTGAGTGTCCTAGAACTGTTTAGTTTTTTGTGTTCTGACAAACAGAATGAATAAATAAGTAGTGTAAACATTGTCAGTAATTACCAGGAAACTCGacaacatttgttttaaaatcacactgAGATTGTTAAAACTGGCCTTAGGTTATTGAGGGATCTGATTAGGATTTACCCTCGTAGCAAGGCCGTTTTATATGTGGAGGTTTCATTCGGGTCTCTATTTAAAAAAACACacttgtctttggcaggagaaagaccagactcagaggaaccagagccagggacgtccaaaccagcaagaaGACACCAgtgttcccactgtggaaagggttgtaacCACTTAAATGAGCTTAAACGAcgtgagagaatacacacaggggagaagccttaccactgctcccagtgtggaaagggttttaacgATTTGGGAAAGCTGAAACGACAcgggagaatacacacaggggatacgccttaccactgctcccagtgtggaaggcGTTTTAACGATTTGGGGAAGCTGGaacgacatgagagaatacacagaggggagaagccttaccactgctcccagtgtggaaagggttgtaaCGATTTGGGGAAGCtgaaacgacatgagagaatacacacaggggagaagccttaccattgctcccactgtggaaagcgTTTTAACGATATGGGCAAGGtgaaacgacatgagagaatacacacaggggagaagccttaccattgctcccactgtggaaagtgtttcaaccagttaGGGACCCTGAAACAGCACAAGGtaatacacacaggggaaaatcgttaccactgctcccagtgtggaaagggttttaacgATTTGGGGAAGCtgaaacgacatgagagaatacacacaggggagaagccttaccattgcTCGCAATGTGAAAAGATGTATAGCGAGAAAGGACACCTGAAAGCCCACGAGAaaattcacacaggggagaagccttaccaatgctcccagtgtggaaagtgtttcaccTGGGCAGGGTATCTGAAAAAACAcgaaagaatacacacaggggagaagccttaccactgcctccagtgtggcaagtgtttcaaCGGGGAAGGGGATCTGAAAAGACACGAaagaatacatacaggagagaagccttaccactgctcccgcTGTGTCAAGTGTTTTAACCAGTTAGGGGCCCTGAAAcagcacgagagaatacacacaggggagaagccttaccactgctcccagtgtggcaagtgtttcaaCCAGTTAGGGACCCTGAAACAGCACAAgataatacacacaggggagatgcATTACCACTCCTCCCAGGATGCAAAGCTTTTGCccatttaggaagcctgaaaTAACATGAGACACAGAGGAGAAGGCTTACAGAAGGTTCGATTTTGGGAAAACATATTACTCATAACAATCACTTCAACGTCattagagaatccacacaggagagagaaattacttctcttagcatgtatattgatatttcacatcTCATTGACTCacaattcatcagagaacatacacagtgctcccgttgtcttatattgttgCCTATAATGTGTTGACCTGTTTTTACcagatgaaattgcttcttccaattattgataaacatgtacctgttaagaaactgactgttagatatgttaaggctccatggattgatgaggaatttaaaaactgtatgtttgaaagagttggggcaaaaggagtggctaataagtatGGCTGCACATCTGGCTGGCTTACGTACTGCAAactgagaaattatgtgaccaaACTCAATCAAAATAATAAACTTATTaagaagccaagatcaatgatataaagaatgatggaaaaaaacatcatgaaagaaaagcagtgcaagttttgaattttgtaaagttagtgtgggagaggtggaacaaTTGTTATCGatccaataatgacaaacctcctggcattgacaacttagatggaaagctactgaggacagtagctgactctatagccactcctatctgacaTATTTTTAACATGAGCCTAGAGGAAGGTCTTTgttctcaggcctggagggaagcccaATTAATCCACTACCTAGTCATGTAAGACTGGAACATAGTATCAACAGGAACTCTTAGTTCCCTTTATCCATCTGTTACCTAAAATATAGtttcaacacacagacatctgacTATGTACAGTTGACCTTTTCATGCACTTGCTAGGTGTCTACCACTGATTCTTTATCTCAAGCTAAAGCAAAACATGAATCATTGTACTTTTGTCATCACAGGTGTTCCTGTAATGTACAGATATCATCAAAGTTCTTCAAGTCAAATTACAcacatctctgacacacacacttatcccaccagacatgccaccgggggtcttttcacagttcaCAAgattccagaacaaattcaagaaagcgtatagtattatatagggcccttattgcatggaacttccttccatctcatattgctcaaataaacagcaaacctggtttcaaaaaacagataaagcaacacctctcccctatttgacccaggtagtttgtgtgtatgcattgatatggaggctacgtgtgccttttgctaaatgtatgtagttctgtccttgatctgttcttgtctattgatgttatGTGTCATGTTTTGCTAGCAACATTAACTAATGTCTATTGTTACTCTCAATGACCTTCCTGGCCTTATGAAATCCTAGCTAAATACAATGTTCCCACCCGTTTTCATGTCTTTGGTTATGCAAACATTTGTTTACTAGATTCTATTTCTCATTAAGAATAATGTTATTTTAATTCTATATGTGTCATGCCTGGCATTGGTCATGTGTTCTCTTAtgggtgtcacgtcctgaccgtagattgctttgtatgtttctattttttgtttggtcagggtgtgatgtgggtgggcattctatgtttgtatgtctaggtttttttatttcaatgtgttggcctggtatggttctcaatcagggacagctgtctttcgttgtctctgattgtagTGGCTTCCTATCCTCTTTACCATAGCCACTGCCCAAGCCTGAAGCGGGGTTGTTTGGTAcgcatacagtccacactcaaggtTTCCAAACGGCCAAACATTCAATGACATCCAGAGATATGGtgcaaaataaatgtttattcttCTTATATCTAACAAATAAATGATTCTCCAATCAACTTAAAGCATAGAATACTTGATATGGAAAATACATATTATGACCTGTCTGTATGGTCAAAAAACTATACCGCTCCCGCATCTAGCAAGTACTCCCCCTCCCGAAGGCCCAACTTCCTGCCTTTATCCTAACACACTTACCACAATACAATGACTAGGCAAGAGGGGGGGCCAAAAACTGAGTTACACTAACAACAAATGAATATATCTCAATCAGGTAAATATACATCATAAAGGTACCTAATATTTCATCATTTACattaatatttaatatatttacacAAATGTACATGGAGCTCCATATGTTCAGTCTTCTATACAAATATGTCCAAATTGGCTCTaacactgattgagaaccatactttggtagcctgttttcccactgttaGTTGTGAGTGgttgctaccctgccgcccctaggctaccctgccggccctaggctaccctgccgcccctaggctaccctgccggccctaggctaccctgccgcccctaggctaccctgccgcccctaggctaccctgccggccctaggctaccctgccgcccctaggctaccctgccgcccctaggctaccctgccgcccctaggctaccctgccacccctaggctaccctgccacccctaggctaccctgccgcccctaggctaccctgccgcccctaggctaccctgccgcccctaggctaccctgccgcccctaggctaccctgccgcccctaggctaccctactttatttggaaagtattcagaccccttgacttttttcacattttactACGTtaaaagccttattctaaaatggattaaataaaaccatGTCCTCAACAATCGACAcaaaataccccaaaatgacaaagcggaGACAAgctttttttataaatgttttgcaaatgtattaaacacaaaatgatttacataaatattcagaccctttgctgaatgagactcgaaattgagctcaggtgcatcctgtttccattgatcatccttgagatgtttctataactagattggagtccacctgtggtaaattcaattgattggacataatttggaaaggcacacacctgtctttatatggtcccacagttgacagtgcatgtcagagcaaaaacctagccctgaggttgaaggaattgtccatagagctccgagacaggattgtgttgaggcacagatctggggaagggtaccaaaacatttctgcagcattgaaggcccctGTTTTAGCcccctgcagtaaaaggttattcGTGGAGTAAAATGATCTGTTTAAGTCACTAGTAAAGGGCACATCGTTCAAGAATACAGTTATCTTTTATTTTGTGGTCTCTATCCTCTCAATCATTTATTCCTTCATAAACAGAAAACATATGTACTTAAACACAACATGTGTTCAAGGGCCCCTCTAGGTTCACGACCTCTTGACCATTATATCTGGATAGCTGACAACTATTTTTTAAAGGTCAAAAGTGATCTGTTTAGGTCATCAGTAAAGGAAGCATAGTTAAAGAGTACAATGACCCGTTCAAAGACTGAGACATCCCCCCCtagaacaattttttttaaatgatctgtTTAGGACGTTAGTAAAACAGATGTTTTCAAAGACACCTGGGGGACCAGGTTGTTAATTATTTTGTGTCCATATAGTTCCCCTGTGTGCAAGGGCCCCCTAGATTCACAACTTCTTAACCCTTAACATTCCCAgccaaggggagagagaaagagagagagaaatttagCAGTCATTTAAACATACATATTACCATTGTTAAAGTTTACTATGTAATATTAAATACAACatttaataaaataattaaattatGTCACTAATGTTTTTTACTAAAGAACTTTTTCTAAATCATACATGTTATTATTACATGTAGCATcactacataacaacaacatggtagcaacaccacatggtacatacattattgggcacaacaatacatcacacgaagcagccacatctgtcagtaagagtgtccacaATTGAGtccttgaatgaagagatggagataaaactgtccagtttgagggtTTCTTGCAGCTTGTTCCCATCGCTcactgcagcgaactgaaaagaggagcgacccagggatgtgtgtgttttggggacctttaacagaatgtgactggcagaatgggtgttgtatgtggaggatgagggctgcagtagttATCTTAGATAGGggtgagtgaggcctaagagggttttataaataagcattaaACCAGTGGGTATGGCGACTGGTATACAGAGataaccagtttacagaggagtatagagtgcagtgatgtgtcctataagcaGCATTAGTGGCAAacctgatggccgaatggtaaagaacatcttgcTGCTCattgtatcctaccatgactatatccaacccaactccatgtgttgtcactatcatgtatcctaccatgactatatccaacccacCTCCATGTGTTGCCACCATCATGTATCCTACTTGGCTGAAGCTTTGATCCAGTGGAAGAAGTATTGAGGAGCAGGGAGGTTAAAGGTCACTTCAGGATACAGCTGTTACTCTACACTATCCCTAGATAatacagtaatgagagaaaatGTATAGAATATTTATGGCTCTATAAcatctctatctatatataacATCTCTATCTAATCCGTTTTATTGAACCTAATACCATTTTCTCTGTTTAGTTTTTCCAGGTTTCTGATTTGTCCCTGTTTGTCTCTAAATCACACTGTTAatagaaaacaacaacattggatgttctaagtccacgacaacacttaaaccacatcaggagaccacttttgaagTCTGAGAAAAATCTAAGACATGTTCATTTTTGTGTGTAGATACCCTTTAATTGAAGTGACACCAGCAAGAGCCTTGCTTGGTTAGTGGTGTCTCTGTAGCACACAAGAGCCTTGCTTGGTTAGTGGTGTCTCTGTAGCACACAAGAGCCTTGCTTGGTTAGTGGTGTCTCTGTAGCACACATGTGATTGCAGAGTCTGCTGAACAAATCAcaactggattgatgcaaatagtcatgatatcattctgccagggagGCATAgactactttgtagttaacatttaattgacaaGATTTTTTGGGAAAGCTTTTCCATCAACCAGAAGATGGTtgtcattagcatcatcgctaacagctacacatagTGGTAGACAAATGCACTCAGACAGGGGCATTTCCTGACTGTTTCCTCTTCAGAAACTTGAAGGAAAATACATATCACTTAGGCAAATTTAACGATGACTTGCAGGCAGTCGGTTCAGAATAACGATGACAAAAGTGGAAAACTCTTTAATCTGTCACCTAATCCTGTCTAACGGGCAGGTCAGCCCTGGAGTAAAGTATTGGCTGTAAGAAGTAAGAGAAAACATAACATCTGGTTCTTTTTAAATTTCTTCGCATGACATGGCTTGCCAGAATAAAcattgttattaatatttttccagtctgcgttacccactccagtcagcagatggcgatatgagtctttcaggtgatgctgcttgcgtgacgtataatctagtggacggaactgGAGGCTTCTTCAACAGCGACAAAAGACTTCTGATTCAACCAACGTGTTGCTTTGCTAGCGAACATAAAGTTGAGTCTTTGAAGCTCTTTAGACCAATCGTGTGTATATTACTCTTAGTGTTTTGAATATAATTATGTTTACCCATCTACTAGTTCATTTTAACGTAATTTGCTTGTTAAATTAGCAAATGTGTTACTAAATTGATACTGCATTAGGCTAATCGACCGGAGCATGAGCTCACAAAGCTCGACCgagaaagaagctctggtgaaaggagaggaagaagctttcaggatgaaaagggaggaagaggacgatattacagtgaaagaggaagaTGGGAAAGAGGTTGTCAAAGTGGAAGGGGAGGAGGTAGAAGCTTTCAGAATCAAAAACGAGGAAGATGCCATAACATTGAAAGTAGAGAAtgtagtgaaagaagaggaagaacctTTTAGagtaaaagaggaagaggaggctatcTCAATAAAaaaggaggaagacgttttgggagtgaaagcGGAGGAGGCTGAAGATCAGACtaccaccagtgagtactgtcttaaaaacagggaCACTATGTAGTTCTTGAAATAATGTATTGTTTTAAAGGGGCATTCTACTTCAGTTCAACACTTGAATATGTCGTTCAGTACTGTGGGAATTGTTTAAGGGATAATCTGCCATTGGTACATATGTTTTTGGGACTTCGATGTATTGAATTCTCATTCTCCATGTCGTCTACATTAAAGTTCACCTcatctaatataacaggcttttaaaatctACTTAACATATCAAAGGGATGTAAAAGGCACCCATTTTGTGGAAATGACCCTTTAAATTTGCAACAGAAACAATATTTTACAAAATCATGATGGAAGTGGCCATTTTTGACATATTCATGCCTCTTGATTGTAATAGACGGTCATAAGTTTACCGTCTGTTTGCTGTTCTCGTTCACAtaggagagagacgtgactatcgtggatcctctggggagcatcaacaacatcctgatgctgacgaggaagagaagagtctctccagatcagaacaccagatggtacagcttggtctggtctagcatacagcttgctctATCGGGGTCTGGTCTGGGCTTctgtaaagcacttcatgacaacagtggcatcagcatccataatgatatgtgtctgtgtcccctctttatggttaccaggacaacgctagcccttcctccctcccggagtccccATGTCGTGCCTCTCCCAGTAGcgccttactgctgggtatgaagaggttgtctgtgctgctggtggactgcaggaaaacaacggggctgagtgTAACtgtgagaggtggagaagagatgaaaggatcagatttaactcatcaaagtaagtgctgtagttcagtttgaacaaataaaatacatctgcccactggtatctgttgccaggacaaccagcagagttctattagttgacaggaagatggcctggtatctgttaccaggacaaccagcagagtactgttagttgacaggaagatagactggtggatatggatgttatgaatatcataatactgaaaaaggattctgccaatgaaaagagagaaaccaatagaccatataaaaccttgatgaaagttagctttagagagaaaatttcaagatgatccaatgtaaggtgcttgttttacaaaaacgtatccttaaaacattatggatattacattgcctgtcccagtcaacccccctgtctttacaagactgttgaacaggcaaactaaactcTAGACGCTGTTAATTAATGAATACTGAGGAAAGCTGTGATCcggcttatagggaaggacattcaataaACACAGCACCTaaaaatgactgattggctgagagaaattgatgatgataaaaatattgtttgggctgttttgttagacttcagtgcggcttttgacattatcgatcatagtctgctgctgaaaaaacgtatggctttacaccccctgctatattgtggataaatagTTCCAAAAAAAAGcgaccctttatttaactatgcaagtcggttaagaacaaattcttattttcaatgacggcctaggactaccttgttcaggggcagaacgacagagttttaccttgtaaTCTCGGGGAtaagatccagcaaccttttggttactgacctaccgctctaaccactaggctacctgccaccccagagctacctgtctaacagaacacagacagtgttctttaatggaagcctgtacaacacaatcaaggtagaatcaggaattccccagggcagctgtttggcacctacctttttcaatctttaccaacgTCGTGCCAACgacatttgagtaaagccagtgtatctgtatgcagatgactcaacactgtacacgtcagctaccacggaaactgaaatgacagcaacacttaacaaagagctgcagtgagtttcagaatgggtggcaa
Protein-coding regions in this window:
- the LOC116364158 gene encoding zinc finger protein 501-like; its protein translation is EVCFTEKEYLRVKKEEEEAVIVKEENERFREEEDAILINVKEEDVLRVKKEETEVPIDTNLTHQRERPDSEEPEPGTSKPARRHQCSHCGKGCNHLNELKRRERIHTGEKPYHCSQCGKGFNDLGKLKRHGRIHTGDTPYHCSQCGRRFNDLGKLERHERIHRGEKPYHCSQCGKGCNDLGKLKRHERIHTGEKPYHCSHCGKRFNDMGKVKRHERIHTGEKPYHCSHCGKCFNQLGTLKQHKVIHTGENRYHCSQCGKGFNDLGKLKRHERIHTGEKPYHCSQCEKMYSEKGHLKAHEKIHTGEKPYQCSQCGKCFTWAGYLKKHERIHTGEKPYHCLQCGKCFNGEGDLKRHERIHTGEKPYHCSRCVKCFNQLGALKQHERIHTGEKPYHCSQCGKCFNQLGTLKQHKIIHTGEMHYHSSQDAKLLPI